A portion of the Bacillus thuringiensis genome contains these proteins:
- the ycaC gene encoding isochorismate family cysteine hydrolase YcaC produces the protein MSDFYSRLSKSDAAVLLVDHQTGLISSLVRDYGVDEFKNNVLALANTANFFDLPVILTTSFEDGPNGPLMQELIELFPNASKIARPGQINAWDNEEFVKAIEATGKKQLIIAGVVTDVCVAFPALSAVKAGYEVFVVTDASGTFSKQVADAALMRMAHGGVQLMNWFSVAAELQRDWRNDIEGFGNLLAKHLPSYQNIIGSYRTAQKEFSK, from the coding sequence ATGTCTGATTTCTATTCTCGTCTTTCAAAAAGTGATGCCGCTGTTCTTTTAGTGGATCATCAAACTGGTCTTATCTCCAGCCTTGTGCGTGACTACGGTGTTGATGAGTTCAAGAACAATGTTTTAGCGCTTGCTAATACCGCTAATTTTTTTGATTTACCAGTTATTTTAACAACTAGCTTCGAAGACGGTCCTAATGGTCCACTTATGCAAGAATTAATTGAATTATTTCCGAATGCGTCTAAAATAGCGCGCCCTGGACAAATTAATGCATGGGACAATGAAGAGTTTGTCAAAGCTATTGAGGCAACTGGTAAAAAACAATTAATTATCGCAGGAGTAGTTACTGATGTTTGTGTTGCTTTCCCAGCGTTATCAGCTGTAAAGGCAGGTTATGAAGTGTTTGTTGTAACCGATGCATCCGGAACTTTTAGTAAACAAGTTGCTGATGCTGCCCTAATGCGCATGGCCCACGGAGGAGTCCAATTAATGAACTGGTTTAGCGTGGCAGCAGAATTACAGCGTGACTGGCGAAATGATATTGAAGGCTTTGGAAATTTACTTGCTAAACATCTCCCAAGTTACCAAAATATCATCGGAAGCTATAGGACAGCTCAAAAAGAATTTAGTAAATAA
- a CDS encoding GNAT family N-acetyltransferase → MSIQLATSNDLEWINNQYESIGFVRSDLKRDKVAIITYNNEYAGVGRLVQLDADTLEMGGIFILPQFRGLQLAGELVSFLVETARKSQIQDVYCLPFEELENFYKKYGYTEVDTTKEAVHPIILKKYNWCLENYEKHVLLFKL, encoded by the coding sequence ATGAGTATTCAACTAGCTACATCTAATGATTTAGAATGGATTAATAATCAATATGAATCGATAGGGTTTGTAAGAAGTGATTTAAAGAGAGATAAAGTTGCAATTATTACATATAACAACGAGTATGCAGGTGTTGGACGATTAGTCCAACTAGATGCAGATACTTTAGAAATGGGCGGAATTTTTATTCTGCCTCAATTTAGAGGGCTACAATTAGCTGGTGAGCTTGTTTCATTTTTAGTAGAAACTGCGAGAAAATCACAAATACAAGATGTATATTGTCTTCCTTTTGAGGAATTAGAAAACTTTTATAAGAAATATGGCTATACTGAAGTCGATACTACGAAAGAAGCAGTCCATCCAATTATTCTAAAAAAATATAATTGGTGTTTGGAGAACTACGAAAAACACGTTCTACTATTTAAATTGTAA
- a CDS encoding polymer-forming cytoskeletal protein, with protein sequence MEHQHSLTVNGSGSSAGGDYNKVKIRGEGTISNDMSCNEFKTYGTSEVCGNMKVKSYVVYGDSEVQGNVDAEYVKVYGNTQMHSDAHIEKIKVRGMIEVKGKLTGDFVDVKGALNVKGDIEVEELSLTGGLESDGLLNAENIEISLRYEGSKVREIGGKKITVRKKARFIPFTNHAGSLQTSIIEGDEIYLEHTIAEVVRGNNVTIGPGCEISVVEYHTSFNQKGNAVVKEHKQI encoded by the coding sequence ATGGAACATCAACATAGTCTTACTGTTAATGGTTCTGGTAGTTCAGCAGGCGGAGATTATAATAAAGTGAAGATTCGCGGTGAAGGAACGATTTCTAATGACATGAGCTGTAATGAATTTAAAACGTACGGCACGAGTGAAGTGTGCGGTAATATGAAAGTGAAAAGTTATGTCGTGTATGGAGATAGTGAAGTACAAGGAAATGTAGATGCGGAATATGTAAAAGTATACGGAAATACACAAATGCATAGTGATGCTCATATTGAAAAAATAAAAGTAAGAGGTATGATAGAAGTTAAGGGGAAATTAACTGGTGATTTCGTAGATGTGAAAGGCGCTTTAAATGTAAAAGGAGATATTGAAGTTGAAGAACTATCACTAACTGGTGGCCTTGAAAGTGATGGATTACTTAATGCTGAAAATATTGAAATTTCACTTCGTTATGAAGGTAGCAAAGTAAGAGAAATTGGCGGTAAGAAGATTACCGTTCGTAAAAAAGCGAGATTTATTCCATTTACAAATCATGCTGGAAGCCTCCAAACGTCTATCATTGAAGGAGATGAGATTTATTTAGAGCATACGATTGCTGAAGTGGTAAGAGGAAACAACGTTACCATTGGTCCAGGATGTGAAATTAGTGTTGTAGAATATCATACTAGTTTTAACCAAAAAGGTAATGCAGTTGTAAAAGAACATAAACAAATATAA
- a CDS encoding BC_2878 family exosporium-associated protein, with translation MDCEPKRDCGCCQNSICEFLQSLEPYTKVESIVIAGNEIVVSYFLSFNAMKGIVSFVQEDSEVIFVDCSKIDAIRIGKVCSCKSKVKYIEEDFSLLGNVCPQCLTEGSRIFFDFNNPELNVSFQATTINPPRCTEFTDELGNVVKQITIVGEAIVSRDFVQVPELLGFRLLLSHPAGDPLNYGLLFINFPDAIFIFILASSGYLSISNCLKIDSGTGNAEIEDLKKMIKDDDNTYKSVVKLTKVYKNGATESFIYKNEL, from the coding sequence GTGGATTGTGAGCCGAAACGTGATTGTGGATGTTGCCAAAATAGTATATGTGAATTTTTACAAAGTCTAGAACCGTATACTAAAGTTGAAAGTATTGTAATAGCAGGAAACGAAATCGTTGTATCCTATTTTCTTTCATTTAATGCGATGAAAGGGATTGTATCATTCGTACAAGAAGACAGTGAGGTTATTTTTGTAGATTGCTCAAAAATTGATGCAATCCGAATAGGAAAAGTTTGTAGTTGCAAATCGAAAGTTAAATATATTGAAGAGGACTTTAGCCTGCTAGGAAATGTTTGCCCGCAATGTTTAACGGAGGGGAGTAGAATCTTTTTCGATTTTAATAATCCGGAATTAAATGTGTCTTTCCAAGCAACAACAATTAATCCACCTAGATGTACTGAATTTACAGATGAACTTGGGAATGTAGTAAAGCAAATTACTATAGTAGGCGAGGCGATTGTTTCTAGGGATTTCGTTCAAGTGCCTGAACTGTTAGGTTTTCGATTGCTTTTATCGCATCCAGCTGGAGATCCTTTAAACTACGGATTGTTATTTATTAATTTTCCTGATGCAATTTTTATTTTTATATTGGCATCAAGTGGATACCTTTCCATTTCGAACTGTTTAAAAATAGATAGTGGAACTGGTAATGCCGAAATAGAAGATCTGAAAAAAATGATAAAGGATGACGATAACACGTACAAATCGGTTGTTAAATTGACTAAAGTATATAAGAACGGCGCGACGGAATCTTTTATTTATAAAAATGAGTTATAA
- a CDS encoding MDR family MFS transporter, which translates to MVEKNNKLGFVVAGLLLGILMASMDNTIVVTAMGTIVGDLGGLENFVWVVSAYMVAEMAGMPIFGKLSDMYGRKRFFIFGLIVFMIGSALCGTAENITQLGIYRAIQGIGGGALVPIAFTIVFDIFPPEKRGKMGGLFGAVFGLSSIFGPLLGAYITDYISWHWVFYINLPLGILALIFITFFYKESRVYRKQKIDWFGAITLVGAVVSLMFALELGGQKYDWDSNFILSLFGGFAILIIAFIFIERKVEEPIISFEMFKQRLFGMSTIIALCYGAAFMSATVYIPLFIQGVYGGTATNSGLLLLPMMLGSVVTAQLGGFLTTKLSYRNIMIISAVIMLIGLFLLSTLTPETSRALLTVYMIIIGFGVGFSFSVLSMAAIHNFGMEQRGSATSTSNFIRSLGMTLGITIFGMIQRTGFQDQLEEAFKGMSGGMNTKLGDSRAILSESARSQIPPQILDKIIDALSSSIVQTFMWALVPAGLAFIFIFFMGNERMVIKKQQKNKKSETSKA; encoded by the coding sequence ATGGTTGAGAAGAATAATAAGCTCGGCTTTGTTGTGGCGGGCTTATTGCTAGGTATTTTAATGGCATCAATGGATAATACCATTGTCGTAACAGCGATGGGCACGATTGTTGGTGACTTAGGAGGCCTTGAAAACTTTGTATGGGTCGTTTCTGCCTATATGGTCGCAGAAATGGCAGGTATGCCGATATTCGGTAAACTATCAGATATGTATGGTAGAAAGAGATTTTTTATTTTTGGTTTAATCGTCTTTATGATTGGTTCGGCACTTTGTGGTACTGCTGAAAATATTACACAGTTAGGTATTTATCGTGCGATTCAAGGTATTGGCGGCGGGGCATTAGTGCCGATCGCGTTTACTATCGTTTTTGATATTTTCCCTCCTGAAAAGCGCGGGAAAATGGGTGGGTTATTCGGAGCGGTATTTGGTTTATCAAGTATTTTTGGGCCGTTACTTGGTGCGTATATTACAGATTACATAAGCTGGCACTGGGTATTTTATATTAACTTACCACTTGGCATTTTAGCACTTATTTTTATTACATTCTTTTATAAAGAATCACGAGTTTATAGAAAGCAAAAAATTGATTGGTTTGGCGCAATTACTTTAGTTGGTGCAGTAGTTTCTTTAATGTTTGCACTTGAACTTGGCGGACAAAAGTATGATTGGGATTCTAACTTTATTTTAAGTTTATTTGGTGGATTCGCTATTTTAATTATTGCATTCATTTTTATTGAACGTAAAGTAGAAGAACCGATCATTTCATTTGAGATGTTTAAACAACGTTTGTTCGGAATGAGTACAATTATTGCTTTATGTTACGGAGCTGCGTTTATGTCAGCAACTGTGTACATTCCGTTATTTATTCAAGGTGTATACGGTGGTACCGCAACAAACTCAGGATTATTACTTTTACCGATGATGTTAGGATCAGTCGTAACAGCGCAGTTAGGCGGATTTTTAACAACTAAACTTAGCTACCGAAACATCATGATTATTTCTGCGGTTATTATGCTAATTGGATTATTCTTATTAAGCACGTTAACGCCAGAAACAAGTCGTGCATTATTAACAGTTTATATGATTATTATCGGATTTGGAGTCGGTTTCTCATTCTCTGTACTAAGTATGGCAGCTATTCACAACTTCGGTATGGAACAGCGCGGGTCTGCGACTTCGACGAGTAATTTCATTCGTTCATTAGGTATGACACTTGGTATTACAATCTTCGGAATGATCCAAAGAACAGGTTTCCAAGATCAATTAGAAGAAGCGTTTAAAGGTATGAGCGGGGGAATGAATACAAAATTAGGGGATTCAAGAGCCATTTTATCAGAATCGGCAAGATCTCAAATACCTCCGCAAATATTAGATAAGATTATTGACGCTCTTTCTAGTTCAATTGTTCAAACATTCATGTGGGCATTGGTACCAGCTGGATTAGCATTCATATTCATTTTCTTTATGGGAAATGAGCGCATGGTAATTAAGAAACAACAAAAAAATAAAAAGAGCGAAACATCAAAAGCGTAA
- a CDS encoding polymer-forming cytoskeletal protein has product MRTDNLIINGYGSSNGGEFHKVQLNGKGTVNGNVECDQFECNGYGAVTGNLKSSNARISGSGKIDGTVHAETMRIDGKATITQDVKANSLKIAGKGTVGGNVTGEEFKFNGQATIDGNCEVDTFSSEGQFTIGGLLSADEININIHGTCRAKEIGGQTIKVKHRLSTFSRLFKSVFGMQLEAELLEGDNIDIDYAHIRTVRGNNVTVGPNCEIELIEYTGVLTVDKSANVKEIKQI; this is encoded by the coding sequence ATGCGTACAGATAATTTGATTATAAATGGTTACGGTTCATCGAATGGTGGCGAGTTTCATAAAGTGCAATTAAACGGAAAAGGTACTGTGAATGGAAATGTTGAATGTGACCAATTTGAATGTAACGGTTACGGTGCCGTTACTGGAAATTTGAAAAGTAGCAATGCAAGAATTAGTGGATCAGGTAAAATCGACGGTACAGTTCATGCTGAAACGATGCGAATTGATGGAAAAGCAACAATTACGCAAGATGTGAAGGCAAACAGTTTGAAAATTGCAGGAAAAGGTACGGTAGGTGGAAATGTTACTGGTGAAGAATTTAAATTCAATGGTCAAGCGACAATTGATGGTAATTGTGAAGTGGATACGTTTTCTTCAGAAGGACAATTTACAATTGGTGGATTACTAAGCGCTGATGAAATAAATATTAATATTCACGGTACATGTCGAGCGAAAGAAATTGGTGGTCAAACGATTAAAGTAAAACATAGACTAAGTACTTTTAGTAGGCTGTTTAAATCAGTATTTGGTATGCAATTAGAGGCTGAACTATTAGAAGGTGACAATATCGATATTGATTATGCTCACATAAGAACGGTAAGAGGAAATAATGTTACGGTAGGACCGAACTGTGAGATTGAACTGATCGAATATACGGGTGTTCTTACTGTTGATAAAAGCGCAAATGTAAAAGAAATTAAGCAGATTTAA
- a CDS encoding GlsB/YeaQ/YmgE family stress response membrane protein, which produces MIWSLIVGGLLGWFASLITGRDVPGGVIGNIIAGIIGSWIGTKLLGSFGPVIGGFAIIPALIGAVILIFIVSFLLRAMRK; this is translated from the coding sequence ATGATTTGGTCTTTAATCGTTGGTGGTTTATTAGGATGGTTTGCAAGCTTAATTACTGGAAGGGATGTACCAGGTGGTGTAATTGGTAATATTATTGCTGGTATTATCGGTTCTTGGATTGGTACGAAATTACTTGGTAGTTTCGGTCCTGTAATAGGCGGATTTGCAATCATTCCTGCTTTAATTGGTGCGGTTATTTTGATCTTCATTGTGAGTTTTTTACTACGAGCAATGCGGAAATGA
- a CDS encoding DegV family protein → MGVKIITDSAADLPVELLQAYDIDLIPLRVYDEAETEYLDGVTLESVTLLQKMREGAVYRTSLPSLETFQEKFVSYAKEGNPCIYLAFSSELSGTYQSSVVIKEEVKETYADLDLEIIDTKCASLGQGLVVLEAAKMAKDGALKEDILNRVAFLMNHMEHIFTVADLQYLVRGGRLSKVAGFIGGLLNIKPILNVEEGKLVPLEKVRGKKKVLGRIVDIMEERGKDLKGQTIAMTHGDDLETAEALKSLITERFGCEVFIVNTIGAAIGAHTGPGVITLFFLNEVE, encoded by the coding sequence ATGGGTGTTAAAATCATTACGGATAGTGCGGCGGATTTACCAGTAGAATTGCTGCAAGCATATGATATTGATTTAATTCCACTCCGTGTATATGATGAAGCAGAAACAGAGTATTTAGATGGAGTAACATTAGAGTCAGTTACATTATTGCAAAAAATGAGAGAAGGCGCTGTTTATAGAACGTCATTGCCTTCACTTGAAACTTTCCAAGAAAAATTTGTTTCTTATGCAAAAGAAGGTAATCCTTGTATATATTTAGCTTTTTCATCTGAACTATCTGGTACATATCAATCATCAGTTGTCATTAAAGAGGAAGTAAAAGAAACATATGCAGATTTAGATTTAGAAATTATTGATACGAAATGTGCTTCGCTTGGTCAAGGTCTTGTCGTTTTAGAAGCTGCTAAAATGGCAAAAGACGGCGCATTAAAAGAAGATATTTTAAACCGTGTCGCTTTTCTAATGAACCATATGGAGCACATCTTTACTGTAGCTGACTTACAGTACCTTGTTAGAGGTGGACGTTTAAGTAAAGTAGCTGGTTTTATCGGTGGTTTACTAAACATTAAGCCGATCTTAAACGTGGAAGAAGGAAAACTTGTACCACTTGAAAAGGTACGAGGGAAAAAGAAAGTACTTGGCCGAATTGTAGATATTATGGAAGAGCGCGGAAAAGACCTTAAAGGTCAAACAATTGCTATGACTCATGGCGACGACTTAGAAACAGCTGAAGCATTAAAATCATTAATTACGGAAAGATTTGGCTGTGAAGTATTTATCGTAAATACAATTGGTGCAGCAATCGGAGCACATACAGGTCCTGGCGTTATAACGTTATTTTTCTTAAATGAAGTAGAGTAA
- a CDS encoding YjgB family protein, which yields MMKGYLKIVMLFLALACMFALAACKGTDEKKETNPTLENNKNEQSNSSEEQKNPEAKPSNEKTTKPSTEPDSKNRTFNQKSINHVKDLFELAKEGKVPNVPFGAHTGDIEEIEKAWGKANKTEQAGNGIYATFTNKNVVFGFNKGSQVFDVRSYHAELKSITLQAIEKALGKPSSVKENGEDKIYVYKVNKQYELKFVISKSTGKVDHISVFSPEDSINKMAG from the coding sequence ATGATGAAAGGGTATTTGAAAATAGTCATGTTATTTTTGGCTTTAGCATGCATGTTTGCGCTAGCAGCATGTAAAGGGACAGACGAAAAAAAGGAAACAAATCCGACCTTGGAAAATAATAAAAATGAACAAAGCAATTCTTCAGAAGAACAGAAAAATCCTGAAGCAAAACCAAGTAATGAAAAAACAACAAAACCATCAACTGAGCCAGATTCGAAAAATAGAACATTTAATCAAAAATCGATTAACCACGTTAAAGATTTGTTTGAATTAGCAAAAGAAGGAAAAGTACCTAATGTACCATTTGGAGCCCATACAGGGGATATTGAAGAAATAGAAAAAGCATGGGGGAAAGCGAATAAAACCGAACAAGCAGGGAACGGAATATATGCAACTTTTACAAATAAAAATGTTGTTTTTGGATTTAATAAAGGGTCACAAGTTTTTGATGTACGCTCATATCATGCAGAACTAAAATCGATTACATTACAAGCAATTGAAAAAGCATTAGGAAAACCATCTTCAGTTAAAGAGAATGGTGAAGACAAAATATATGTATACAAAGTAAATAAACAGTATGAATTGAAATTTGTCATTTCAAAATCGACTGGTAAGGTAGATCATATTTCCGTATTTTCACCAGAGGATAGTATTAATAAAATGGCAGGATAA
- a CDS encoding aminopeptidase, translating to MNTVINNIIPSFLKLWESDDLELEVLNRYFTSHSEIFEEYFKYHCPKTKERLSNAIKQYPAKIEDIRIIAESLPIIIQEVTNEYRNKYNFDVNMKFHLFVGGFGSNAFVEREIIGDIFFAAEKLSPDLNHLRVIAAHEIGHIYHNVMLQNNGMDWTRAEWTDASVSLYREGVATYLSKKIVKDLNESVYYSYNSEGDPWLQYYKENEEKIKKRFLQDYVEGWTDEKEKEWFRLSGGSYFGYNRLGYFLGTALVTYFVQAFGENEALTFWNKHNLKSSVMGWLSK from the coding sequence ATGAATACAGTGATTAACAATATAATTCCAAGTTTTTTAAAATTATGGGAAAGTGACGATTTAGAATTAGAAGTCCTTAATCGATACTTTACTTCACATTCAGAGATATTTGAAGAATACTTTAAGTATCATTGTCCTAAAACGAAAGAACGTCTTTCAAATGCCATTAAACAATATCCCGCAAAAATAGAAGATATTCGTATTATTGCAGAATCATTACCAATCATTATTCAAGAGGTAACAAATGAATATCGTAATAAATATAACTTTGATGTAAATATGAAATTTCATTTATTCGTTGGAGGATTTGGTTCAAATGCATTTGTAGAAAGGGAAATCATTGGAGACATATTTTTTGCGGCAGAAAAATTATCTCCTGATTTGAATCATCTTCGTGTTATTGCTGCTCACGAAATAGGTCATATATATCATAATGTTATGCTACAAAATAATGGGATGGATTGGACTAGGGCTGAGTGGACCGATGCGTCGGTAAGTTTGTATCGTGAAGGTGTTGCAACTTATTTATCAAAAAAAATCGTTAAAGATTTAAATGAGTCTGTTTACTATTCATATAATAGTGAGGGTGATCCATGGCTACAATATTATAAAGAAAATGAAGAGAAAATAAAGAAACGTTTTTTACAAGATTATGTTGAAGGATGGACAGATGAAAAAGAGAAAGAATGGTTCCGTTTATCGGGAGGTAGTTATTTCGGATATAACAGACTTGGTTACTTTTTAGGAACAGCTCTTGTAACATATTTTGTACAAGCCTTTGGAGAGAATGAAGCACTGACTTTTTGGAACAAACATAATTTGAAAAGTAGTGTAATGGGTTGGTTATCGAAATGA
- a CDS encoding MDR family MFS transporter produces the protein MNYLLLRYNKPIFIRLCGELLTRTTESMLAIIMIIYVNKMLNGNVIITMLIFGLQPLSDILFTLIAGGITDKYGRKKIMLLGLLLQSVAIGSFVFAQSVFIFVLLYVINGIGRSLYIPAQRAQIADLTKKEQQAEIFALLQTMGAIGSVIGPLIGASFYNTHPEYLFIVQSVTLTIYAVVVWTQLPETVPPISKSKQTVEASSPKQFVFKHYAIFGLMVSTLPISFFYAQTETNYRIFAEHVFPNLVFILAFISTCKAILEIILQIFLVKWSERFSMAKIILISYTCFTIAAVGFSYSTTILSLFFTLLFLVIGESIALNHLLRFVSEIAPPDKRGLYFSIYGIHWDISRTCGPVIGAVLLSKLSGSMLFYICACFLLVGGIVQALFVQHLERKKIVNHPTHNL, from the coding sequence TTGAATTATCTCTTACTTCGTTACAATAAACCTATTTTTATTAGACTGTGTGGTGAATTATTAACCCGAACGACTGAATCTATGCTAGCTATCATTATGATTATTTACGTTAATAAAATGTTAAACGGCAATGTAATAATAACTATGCTGATTTTCGGATTACAGCCACTTTCAGACATTTTATTTACACTTATTGCTGGAGGGATTACTGATAAATATGGTCGAAAAAAGATTATGTTACTCGGCTTATTGCTACAAAGTGTTGCAATCGGTAGTTTCGTTTTCGCTCAATCCGTTTTTATATTTGTACTGTTATATGTCATTAATGGCATTGGCCGTTCCTTATATATTCCGGCTCAACGTGCACAAATTGCTGATTTAACAAAAAAAGAGCAGCAAGCAGAAATTTTTGCTCTTCTACAAACGATGGGAGCAATTGGATCTGTAATCGGCCCTTTAATCGGTGCAAGTTTTTATAATACTCACCCAGAATATTTATTTATCGTGCAAAGCGTAACCCTTACGATATATGCCGTTGTTGTTTGGACACAGCTCCCAGAAACCGTTCCACCTATAAGTAAGTCAAAACAAACAGTTGAGGCAAGTTCACCAAAGCAATTTGTTTTTAAACATTACGCCATATTCGGTCTTATGGTTTCTACACTTCCTATTAGCTTTTTTTATGCACAAACTGAGACGAATTATCGTATTTTCGCAGAACATGTATTTCCTAATCTCGTATTCATACTCGCATTTATTTCAACATGCAAAGCCATTTTGGAAATCATTCTACAAATCTTCCTCGTAAAATGGTCTGAACGATTTTCTATGGCGAAAATCATCCTTATTTCTTATACCTGCTTTACAATAGCTGCAGTTGGCTTTAGTTATTCAACGACGATATTGTCGTTATTCTTCACCTTACTCTTTTTAGTCATTGGAGAAAGTATTGCTCTAAACCATTTATTACGATTCGTTTCAGAAATTGCACCTCCTGATAAACGTGGGTTATATTTTTCAATTTACGGTATACATTGGGATATATCTCGAACGTGTGGACCAGTTATTGGTGCAGTTTTATTAAGTAAACTAAGTGGTAGTATGCTTTTTTATATTTGCGCTTGCTTCTTATTAGTTGGGGGCATCGTTCAAGCACTGTTTGTTCAACATTTGGAACGTAAAAAAATCGTGAACCATCCTACACATAATTTATAG
- a CDS encoding GNAT family N-acetyltransferase encodes MIYEADMHTRKKLVSMFNDFNNVVLLSYLQGHMGTAWVNDLENPTVAQVTVGIFTFYAGDPNVQEIEELLRNIPERILVIVNSEEWKQRLETFHERKIDKFLRYKFKRNSEGFNRSKLQSFISILPKGYELKRIDEHIANSPTLHKISEDFTSQFQSVEDYINRGIGYSILYNGEVVCGASSYSIYNDGIEIEVATDHNHRRKGLATVVSAALILDCLENGKYPNWDAANTTSANLAEKLGYVFDKAYDTYFVDNR; translated from the coding sequence ATGATATATGAAGCGGATATGCATACAAGAAAAAAACTAGTTTCTATGTTTAATGATTTCAATAACGTTGTTTTACTTTCTTATTTACAAGGGCATATGGGTACTGCTTGGGTAAATGATCTTGAAAATCCAACAGTAGCACAAGTTACGGTAGGAATTTTCACATTTTACGCTGGAGACCCAAATGTGCAAGAAATAGAAGAGTTATTACGTAATATTCCTGAAAGAATTTTAGTTATCGTAAATAGTGAAGAGTGGAAACAACGCTTAGAAACATTCCATGAAAGAAAAATAGATAAGTTTTTACGCTATAAGTTCAAACGAAATTCAGAAGGTTTTAATCGTTCAAAATTACAGTCTTTTATATCAATACTTCCAAAAGGATATGAGTTAAAAAGAATAGATGAGCATATCGCAAATAGCCCTACATTACATAAGATCTCCGAAGATTTTACAAGTCAATTTCAGTCGGTAGAAGATTATATAAACCGTGGTATAGGTTATAGCATTTTATATAACGGAGAAGTTGTATGCGGTGCATCCTCGTATAGTATTTATAATGATGGAATTGAAATTGAAGTAGCGACTGATCACAATCATAGAAGAAAAGGTTTGGCAACTGTAGTTAGTGCAGCTCTTATATTGGATTGCTTAGAAAATGGAAAGTATCCAAACTGGGACGCAGCGAATACTACATCTGCTAACCTGGCAGAAAAGTTAGGATATGTTTTTGATAAAGCGTATGATACTTATTTTGTGGATAATAGATGA
- a CDS encoding YhbD family protein produces MSTDLISKKDLLELTGISYGQLYRWKRKNLIPEDWFVRKSTFTGQETFFPKEKILERIDKIQTMKEDLSLDELANMFSPSVREILLTKEDILRKEIASEPVLQFFIEQTNKTAEFQFVDILYVYMLEELLQSGDISLEEGKMVLQVLRENYEAIKHKTCDLIIVRKLGISTCLLVSNVEDLIFEKGTKIVLREAIMKYTEALKTKLL; encoded by the coding sequence TTGAGTACAGATTTGATTTCAAAAAAAGATTTATTAGAACTAACTGGCATTTCATACGGACAGTTATATAGGTGGAAAAGAAAAAATTTAATACCGGAAGATTGGTTTGTACGAAAGTCAACATTCACGGGTCAAGAGACATTTTTTCCGAAAGAAAAGATATTAGAGCGTATTGATAAAATCCAAACGATGAAAGAGGATTTATCACTTGATGAACTAGCGAATATGTTTTCACCGAGTGTGAGAGAAATTCTTTTAACAAAGGAAGACATTTTACGTAAGGAGATTGCATCAGAACCAGTTTTACAATTTTTCATAGAACAAACGAATAAAACAGCAGAGTTTCAATTTGTAGATATTCTTTATGTGTACATGTTAGAAGAATTATTACAATCGGGAGATATTAGTTTAGAAGAAGGAAAAATGGTCTTGCAAGTTTTACGTGAAAATTATGAAGCAATTAAACATAAAACTTGTGATTTAATCATTGTACGAAAGTTAGGGATTTCTACATGTTTATTAGTTTCAAACGTGGAAGATTTAATTTTTGAAAAAGGCACTAAAATCGTTTTACGCGAAGCGATTATGAAATATACCGAAGCATTAAAAACGAAATTGTTGTAG